The following proteins are co-located in the Micromonospora coriariae genome:
- a CDS encoding sensor histidine kinase, with amino-acid sequence MGRFAQWRRMVRAQGNRLRWALRGAEEPDTSTGPAPSLNRLDALVEGFAAGQPVHWTLAGPPRPLPGAVDAAAYRIIEESLTNAHRHAPGAPVAVRLRYDATGITIEVRDDGAGAAPMGGGAGHGLIALRRRAERIGGTFSAGPRAGGGFVVRAVLPAPEEVAE; translated from the coding sequence ATGGGGCGTTTCGCGCAGTGGCGCCGGATGGTGCGGGCGCAGGGGAACCGGCTGCGCTGGGCGCTGCGCGGCGCCGAGGAGCCGGACACGTCGACCGGGCCGGCGCCCAGCCTGAACCGCCTGGACGCTCTGGTGGAGGGATTCGCCGCCGGTCAGCCCGTGCACTGGACCCTGGCCGGGCCGCCCCGGCCGCTGCCCGGCGCGGTCGACGCAGCGGCGTACCGGATCATCGAGGAGTCGCTGACCAACGCGCATCGACATGCGCCGGGCGCACCGGTCGCGGTCCGGCTGCGCTACGACGCCACGGGCATCACCATCGAGGTACGCGACGACGGCGCTGGTGCCGCGCCGATGGGCGGGGGCGCCGGGCACGGTCTGATCGCACTGCGTAGGCGCGCCGAGCGGATCGGCGGCACCTTCTCCGCAGGCCCACGCGCCGGGGGTGGCTTCGTCGTCCGGGCTGTCCTGCCCGCTCCCGAGGAGGTGGCCGAGTGA
- a CDS encoding sugar phosphate isomerase/epimerase family protein: MARPITLFTGQWADLPFEEVCRLASEWGYDGLEIACWGDHFEVDKALADDSYVDRKRETLAKHNLEVFTISNHLVGQAVCDHPIDERHQDILPGRIWGDGEPEGVRQRAAEEIKDTARAAAKLGVKTVVGFTGSSIWHTLAMFPPVPPAMIERGYQDFADRWNPILDVFDEVGVRFAHEVHPSEIAYDYWTTKRTLEAIGNRPAFGLNWDPSHFVWQELDPVNFIFDFADRIYHVDCKDAKVRTGDGRRGRLASHLPWADLRRGWDFVSTGHGDVPWEDCFRALNAIGYAGPISIEWEDAGMDRLVGAPEALQFVRRLAFDAPSAAFDAAFSSKD; encoded by the coding sequence ATGGCGCGACCCATCACGCTCTTCACCGGCCAGTGGGCCGACCTGCCGTTCGAGGAGGTCTGCCGGCTCGCCTCCGAGTGGGGCTACGACGGTCTGGAGATCGCCTGCTGGGGCGACCACTTCGAGGTCGACAAGGCGCTCGCCGACGACTCGTACGTCGATCGCAAGCGGGAGACGCTCGCGAAGCACAACCTCGAGGTCTTCACGATCTCCAACCACCTCGTCGGTCAGGCGGTCTGCGACCACCCGATCGACGAGCGGCACCAGGACATCCTGCCCGGCCGGATCTGGGGTGACGGGGAGCCCGAGGGCGTCCGCCAGCGGGCCGCCGAGGAGATCAAGGACACCGCACGGGCGGCGGCGAAGCTCGGGGTGAAGACGGTCGTCGGCTTCACCGGCTCGTCGATCTGGCACACCCTGGCGATGTTCCCGCCGGTGCCGCCGGCGATGATCGAGCGCGGCTACCAGGACTTCGCCGACCGGTGGAACCCGATCCTCGACGTGTTCGACGAGGTGGGGGTGCGCTTCGCGCACGAGGTGCACCCCAGCGAGATCGCGTACGACTACTGGACGACCAAGCGCACGCTGGAGGCGATCGGCAACCGGCCCGCGTTCGGGTTGAACTGGGACCCGTCGCACTTCGTCTGGCAGGAACTGGACCCGGTGAACTTCATCTTCGACTTCGCCGACCGGATCTACCACGTGGACTGCAAGGACGCCAAGGTGCGTACCGGGGACGGTCGGCGCGGCCGGCTCGCCTCCCACCTGCCCTGGGCGGACCTGCGCCGCGGCTGGGACTTCGTCTCCACCGGGCACGGGGACGTGCCCTGGGAGGACTGCTTCCGGGCGTTGAACGCCATCGGCTACGCCGGGCCCATCTCGATCGAGTGGGAGGACGCCGGGATGGACCGGCTGGTCGGCGCACCCGAGGCGTTGCAGTTCGTCCGCCGGCTCGCCTTCGACGCCCCGTCCGCCGCCTTCGACGCGGCCTTCAGCAGCAAGGACTGA
- a CDS encoding ROK family protein: MRDVAGAATAGDPAARTVVRDAARRLGRVLVGLVSIFNPGIVVIGGAVDGLGHVLLAEIRAVVYRRSAPLTTGTMPIVLSDLAGRAGVVGAARPTSECVFAVD, translated from the coding sequence GTGCGCGACGTCGCCGGGGCGGCGACCGCCGGCGACCCGGCCGCGCGGACGGTGGTACGCGACGCCGCCCGCCGCCTCGGTCGGGTGCTGGTCGGCCTGGTCAGCATCTTCAACCCCGGCATCGTCGTCATCGGGGGCGCGGTGGACGGCCTCGGGCACGTCCTGCTCGCCGAGATCCGCGCCGTGGTCTACCGCCGATCGGCGCCGCTCACCACCGGCACCATGCCGATCGTCCTGTCCGACCTGGCCGGCCGGGCCGGGGTGGTGGGTGCGGCGCGGCCAACCAGCGAGTGCGTCTTCGCCGTCGACTGA
- a CDS encoding sugar phosphate isomerase/epimerase family protein, producing MNDSQHGMSRRRMLGALAGVAGAAAVGATGLASPAFAGNGLLVPTGKRGIILYSVRDRISAVPDATEVPYGFERVLGRLAEIGYKEVEFAGYTQHSSILGRQITPEEIRKILDDNGLRANGSHASVPGTVNPTTIAQFEQQLDIAETLGMTHIGTGNDPTGSNYKADWDAAVDRWNTFGEMAAARGLKLYTHNHDAAYNFLLDSGPLDAQGRPTRSSGVRKLEYFIGLTNPEWVWFEMDIYWAHVAQHRFRSYTDPDGVTQTSIFDPLAVVAAQPIRFPLFHAKDGTYNPASAAGYEMVPLGEGDIDYGNFFANMGAKGYHNPMWEQDNAPGGAADPGRSLRFAEISYQHMSGLRG from the coding sequence ATGAACGACAGTCAGCACGGAATGAGCCGTCGCCGGATGCTCGGCGCCCTTGCCGGCGTCGCCGGCGCGGCAGCGGTCGGCGCCACCGGCCTGGCCTCCCCGGCCTTCGCCGGCAACGGCCTGCTGGTCCCCACCGGCAAGCGCGGCATCATCCTCTACAGCGTCCGGGACCGGATCAGCGCCGTCCCGGACGCCACCGAGGTGCCCTACGGCTTCGAGCGGGTGCTCGGTCGGCTCGCCGAGATCGGCTACAAGGAGGTGGAGTTCGCCGGCTACACGCAGCACAGCTCCATCCTGGGCCGACAGATCACCCCCGAGGAGATCCGCAAGATCCTTGACGACAACGGTCTGCGCGCCAACGGCTCGCACGCCTCGGTGCCAGGCACCGTCAACCCGACCACCATCGCGCAGTTCGAGCAGCAGCTGGACATCGCCGAGACGCTGGGCATGACCCACATCGGCACCGGCAACGACCCGACCGGCAGCAACTACAAGGCCGACTGGGACGCCGCCGTCGACCGGTGGAACACCTTCGGCGAGATGGCCGCCGCTCGAGGGCTGAAGCTCTACACGCACAACCACGACGCGGCGTACAACTTCCTGCTCGACAGCGGGCCGCTGGACGCCCAAGGCCGGCCGACCCGGTCGTCGGGGGTGCGGAAGCTGGAGTACTTCATCGGGCTGACCAACCCGGAGTGGGTCTGGTTCGAGATGGACATCTACTGGGCGCACGTGGCCCAGCACCGGTTCCGCAGCTACACCGACCCGGACGGGGTGACCCAGACCAGCATCTTCGACCCGCTGGCCGTGGTCGCGGCCCAGCCGATCCGGTTCCCGCTGTTCCACGCGAAGGACGGCACGTACAACCCGGCCAGCGCGGCCGGGTACGAGATGGTGCCGCTCGGCGAGGGTGACATCGACTACGGGAACTTCTTCGCCAACATGGGCGCGAAGGGTTACCACAACCCGATGTGGGAGCAGGACAACGCACCGGGCGGCGCCGCCGACCCGGGCCGCTCGCTGCGGTTCGCGGAGATCAGCTACCAGCACATGTCGGGTCTGCGGGGCTGA
- a CDS encoding ThuA domain-containing protein, which yields MRRPIGRRAATYLSLLTLVGATLVATEPQRATPAQAAPAAGSNGIQYKILVFTRSAAGNHATTDAGVEAIRQLANDRRFTVEVTDDARKFDEPHLKQFRAVVFLNTSGDVLTDRQQAAFEQYYRDGGGFVGVHSAIEAEPGWAFLDNVLGTRAVGAPAPASPATVTVADRVHPASAPLPERWTTTDRWYNFAANVRGVSHVLATVDEKTYSGGTMGIDHPVTWCKDYQGGRSFYTGLGATPESFSGADLRAHLAGAIQWASGTTDGDCGATVLANYQMEVIGAQPNVNEPIGFDVLPDGRVIQTDRRGGVRLHDPETNTTSVLAQIPVYTHSEDGMYGPAVDRDFATNRWVYLYYAPPLDTPAGGAPTTSTDPAAWDQWKGYFQLSRFKFIDGETPSLDVASEQKILQVPVDRGACCHVAGDIAFDSKNNLWLVTGDDTPAGGGGSGGFSPHNDSVSASGVYQAPFVDARRSAANTNDLRGKVLRIAVGADGSYTAPEGNMFPEAQDSGDKSRPEIYAMGFRNPFRITLDKNDVAYITDYSPDSSTAAVGRGPAGTGRMMVVDKPANYGWPMCVQPNLPYIEMNWTTNPISPVAPFDCAAPRNTSRHNTGLTDLPAVQKSELWYSFQAPTPCPESYLSTPTQTCPVLFPELGTGGVGPHGAARYDYDPELRSETKFPAYFDGAIIFGEFTRDTLKEIRLDDRGDILKINNVLNCGQAPTTSAKPFLCDNPMDMKWGPDGSFYLLTYGDGFFNVNPDAAMLKFSYVKGLRAPNAVLTADRTNGAAPLTVAYSSEGSKDPDPADSISFAWDFDGNGTTDSVDPNPTHTYTANGVYTARLTVTDSSGKTASANTTITVGNTAPTVTVTTPVEGGFFSWGDDIPWSVTVTDPEDGPVDCAKVEVTFVLGHDSHGHGEANQFGCSGVLPTDPDDASHGGYIYGVVSASYSDKGANGQPALTTVDQQIVQAKRQEVEFATNESGTTVGASSDTGGGQQRGSLDPGDWIAVNNGVNLRNMQSVTLRTSGGSAATAGQPRFGVQLRLDSPTGPVLTTAVVNATSGNNAFTSTTAPVTDPGGTHRLYLVFTTVPGGPTSGLGNLNWVEFTGQGIGVAP from the coding sequence ATGCGTAGACCAATCGGCCGAAGAGCCGCCACCTATCTCAGCCTTCTCACCCTCGTCGGCGCGACGCTCGTCGCGACCGAACCACAACGGGCCACACCGGCGCAGGCCGCGCCCGCGGCCGGGAGCAACGGCATCCAGTACAAGATTCTCGTCTTCACCCGGTCGGCCGCCGGCAACCACGCGACCACGGACGCCGGCGTCGAGGCGATCCGCCAACTCGCCAACGACCGGCGCTTCACGGTCGAGGTGACCGACGACGCCCGGAAGTTCGACGAGCCGCACCTGAAGCAGTTCCGTGCGGTGGTCTTCCTGAACACCTCCGGCGACGTGCTGACCGACCGCCAGCAGGCCGCGTTCGAGCAGTACTACCGCGACGGCGGCGGCTTCGTCGGCGTGCACTCCGCGATCGAGGCCGAGCCAGGCTGGGCCTTCCTCGACAACGTGCTCGGCACCCGGGCCGTGGGCGCCCCCGCGCCGGCCAGCCCAGCCACGGTGACCGTCGCCGACCGGGTGCACCCGGCGTCCGCGCCGCTGCCGGAGCGGTGGACCACGACCGACCGGTGGTACAACTTCGCGGCCAACGTCCGGGGCGTCTCACACGTCCTGGCCACGGTGGACGAGAAGACGTACTCCGGCGGCACCATGGGCATCGACCACCCGGTCACCTGGTGCAAGGACTACCAGGGCGGCCGGTCCTTCTACACCGGACTCGGCGCCACTCCGGAGAGCTTCTCCGGTGCCGACCTACGCGCTCACCTCGCCGGGGCGATCCAGTGGGCGTCCGGCACCACCGACGGCGACTGCGGCGCGACCGTGCTGGCCAACTACCAGATGGAGGTCATCGGCGCGCAGCCCAACGTCAACGAGCCGATCGGCTTCGACGTGCTGCCCGACGGCCGGGTGATCCAGACCGACCGCCGCGGTGGCGTACGGCTGCACGACCCGGAGACCAACACGACCAGCGTGCTCGCCCAGATCCCGGTCTACACGCACAGCGAGGACGGGATGTACGGGCCGGCGGTCGACCGAGACTTCGCCACCAACCGGTGGGTCTACCTCTACTACGCCCCGCCGTTGGACACTCCGGCCGGCGGCGCGCCCACCACCAGCACCGACCCGGCGGCCTGGGACCAGTGGAAGGGCTACTTCCAGCTCTCCCGCTTCAAGTTCATCGACGGCGAGACCCCGTCGCTGGACGTCGCATCAGAGCAGAAGATCCTCCAGGTGCCGGTGGACCGGGGCGCCTGCTGCCACGTGGCCGGTGACATCGCGTTCGACTCGAAGAACAACCTCTGGCTGGTCACCGGGGACGACACCCCGGCCGGCGGCGGCGGGTCCGGCGGCTTCTCCCCGCACAACGACTCGGTCAGCGCCAGTGGGGTCTACCAGGCGCCGTTCGTGGACGCCCGGCGCAGCGCCGCCAACACCAACGACCTGCGCGGCAAGGTCCTGCGCATCGCGGTGGGAGCCGACGGCAGCTACACGGCCCCCGAAGGGAACATGTTCCCCGAGGCGCAGGACTCGGGCGACAAGAGCCGCCCCGAGATCTATGCGATGGGCTTCCGGAATCCGTTCCGGATCACCCTCGACAAGAACGACGTCGCCTACATCACCGACTACTCCCCCGACTCGTCGACCGCGGCGGTCGGCCGGGGACCGGCGGGAACCGGCCGGATGATGGTGGTGGACAAGCCGGCGAACTACGGCTGGCCGATGTGCGTGCAGCCGAACCTGCCGTACATCGAGATGAACTGGACCACCAACCCGATCTCTCCGGTCGCGCCGTTCGACTGCGCGGCGCCGCGCAACACCTCAAGGCACAACACCGGCCTGACCGACCTGCCGGCGGTGCAGAAATCGGAGCTCTGGTACTCGTTCCAGGCACCGACCCCGTGCCCGGAGTCCTACCTGTCCACCCCGACGCAGACCTGCCCCGTGCTCTTCCCTGAACTGGGCACCGGCGGCGTCGGACCGCACGGCGCGGCGCGCTACGACTACGACCCGGAGCTGAGGTCGGAGACGAAGTTCCCCGCGTACTTCGACGGCGCGATCATCTTCGGCGAGTTCACCCGGGACACGCTCAAGGAGATCCGGCTGGACGACCGGGGCGACATCCTGAAGATCAACAATGTGTTGAACTGCGGTCAGGCGCCCACCACCTCGGCCAAGCCGTTCCTCTGCGACAACCCGATGGACATGAAGTGGGGTCCCGACGGCAGCTTCTACCTGCTGACGTACGGCGATGGGTTCTTCAACGTCAACCCCGACGCGGCCATGCTGAAGTTCAGCTACGTCAAGGGCCTGCGGGCGCCGAACGCCGTGCTCACGGCCGACCGGACCAACGGCGCAGCGCCGCTGACCGTCGCGTATAGCAGCGAGGGGTCGAAGGACCCGGACCCGGCGGACTCCATCTCGTTCGCCTGGGACTTCGACGGCAACGGCACGACCGACTCCGTCGACCCGAACCCGACGCACACCTACACCGCCAACGGCGTCTACACCGCGCGGCTGACGGTGACCGACTCCAGCGGCAAGACCGCGTCGGCCAACACCACCATCACGGTCGGCAACACCGCCCCGACGGTGACCGTTACCACCCCGGTGGAAGGCGGCTTCTTCAGCTGGGGTGACGACATCCCGTGGTCGGTCACGGTCACCGACCCCGAGGACGGGCCTGTCGACTGCGCCAAGGTCGAGGTGACCTTCGTCCTCGGCCACGACAGCCACGGCCACGGTGAGGCCAACCAGTTCGGCTGCTCGGGCGTCCTGCCCACGGACCCTGACGACGCGTCGCACGGTGGCTACATCTACGGCGTGGTCAGCGCCTCCTACAGCGACAAGGGGGCGAACGGGCAGCCGGCACTGACCACAGTGGACCAGCAGATCGTCCAGGCCAAGCGGCAGGAGGTCGAGTTCGCCACGAACGAGTCCGGCACCACCGTCGGCGCGAGCTCCGACACGGGTGGCGGGCAGCAGCGCGGCAGCCTCGACCCGGGCGACTGGATCGCGGTGAACAACGGCGTGAACCTGCGGAACATGCAGTCGGTCACGCTGCGCACCTCCGGCGGCAGCGCGGCCACCGCCGGGCAGCCCCGGTTCGGCGTCCAGCTGCGGCTCGACTCGCCCACCGGCCCGGTGCTGACCACCGCCGTGGTCAACGCGACCAGCGGCAACAACGCCTTCACCAGCACCACCGCGCCGGTCACCGATCCGGGCGGCACGCACCGACTCTACCTCGTGTTCACCACAGTCCCGGGCGGTCCGACCAGCGGTCTCGGCAACCTGAACTGGGTCGAGTTCACCGGTCAGGGCATCGGCGTCGCGCCGTAG
- a CDS encoding MMPL family transporter has product MSGRGGHARATLIAVAVVLAWLVIGGVAGPYSGRLGEVATNDNAAFLPTDAEATRAQDLAGEFVDRQTIPALVVYERTSGITDADRQRASADVARFAQVPGVVNPLPPPIPSEDGQALQVVVPVDDAEGEEIGSVVERLRDIAGGDRDGLTVDVAGPAGLLADLIEVFSAIDGPLLLVTLVVVLVILLIVYRSPVLWVFPLLAAGMSYALASVFVYLLADADVLKLNGQAQGILTVLVFGAGTDYALLLIARYREELHRHDRPFHAMRTAWKGAAPAIIASGGTVIVSLLCLLLSSLNSNRALGPVAAIGIAATLLVMLTFLPALLLLGGRWAFWPRRPRADQADPQTEHGIWGRIAGFVARHARPVWLSTAVVLAILTLGLTQLGATTLGQSDLFTQRTDSVDGQEVIARHYPAGTGSPATIFATEQTARQVAQVAQNVPGVAAVRPVSATQQSGPPDGNAPPKVVDGRVQLDATLADPPDSDGAERTIRELRVAVHQVPGADAVVGGFTAINVDTSDAARRDQNVIIPVVLVVIAVILALLLRALLAPVLLIATVLLSFAATLGLCALLFRHAFDFPGVDASFPLFAFVFLVALGIDYNIFLMSRVREESVKRGTRAGVLAGLAVTGGVITSAGIVLAATFSALAVLPLVVLVELGTAVAVGVLIDTIIVRSLLVPALAYDIGPRIWWPGRLSRANGEREARHAR; this is encoded by the coding sequence ATGTCCGGACGAGGGGGCCACGCCCGGGCCACCCTGATCGCGGTGGCGGTCGTGCTGGCCTGGCTGGTGATCGGGGGCGTGGCCGGGCCGTACTCCGGGCGCCTCGGCGAGGTCGCCACCAACGACAACGCCGCCTTCCTGCCCACCGACGCCGAGGCGACCCGCGCGCAGGACCTCGCCGGCGAATTCGTCGACCGGCAGACCATCCCGGCGCTTGTCGTTTACGAACGGACCTCGGGCATCACGGACGCGGACCGGCAGCGGGCGAGCGCCGACGTGGCCCGCTTCGCGCAGGTGCCCGGCGTGGTCAACCCGCTGCCCCCGCCGATCCCCAGCGAGGACGGCCAGGCGCTCCAGGTCGTCGTGCCGGTGGACGACGCGGAGGGCGAGGAGATCGGCTCGGTCGTCGAGCGCCTGCGCGACATCGCCGGCGGTGACCGGGACGGGCTCACCGTCGACGTCGCCGGACCCGCCGGGCTGCTCGCCGACCTGATCGAGGTCTTCTCCGCCATCGACGGGCCACTACTGCTGGTCACCCTGGTCGTGGTCCTGGTAATCCTGCTGATCGTCTACCGCAGCCCGGTGCTCTGGGTCTTCCCGCTGCTGGCCGCCGGGATGTCGTACGCGCTGGCTTCGGTCTTCGTCTACCTGCTCGCCGACGCCGACGTGCTCAAACTCAACGGCCAGGCCCAGGGCATCCTCACCGTGCTGGTCTTCGGCGCCGGCACCGACTACGCGCTGCTGCTCATCGCCCGCTACCGGGAGGAACTGCACCGGCACGACCGCCCCTTCCACGCCATGCGTACGGCGTGGAAGGGCGCCGCCCCGGCCATCATCGCCTCCGGCGGAACGGTCATCGTCAGCCTGCTCTGCCTGCTGCTGTCCAGTCTCAACTCCAACCGGGCGCTCGGCCCGGTCGCCGCCATCGGCATCGCCGCCACCCTGCTGGTGATGCTCACCTTCCTGCCCGCACTGCTGCTGCTCGGCGGCCGGTGGGCGTTCTGGCCGCGACGGCCCCGGGCCGACCAGGCCGACCCGCAGACCGAGCACGGCATCTGGGGCCGGATCGCCGGCTTCGTGGCCCGGCACGCCCGACCGGTCTGGCTGAGCACCGCCGTCGTGCTGGCCATCCTCACGCTCGGCCTCACCCAGCTCGGCGCCACCACCCTCGGCCAGTCCGACCTGTTCACCCAGCGCACCGACTCGGTCGACGGCCAGGAGGTCATCGCCCGGCACTACCCGGCCGGCACGGGCAGCCCGGCCACCATCTTCGCCACCGAGCAGACCGCCCGGCAGGTGGCCCAGGTGGCGCAGAACGTGCCCGGCGTCGCCGCGGTCCGCCCGGTCAGCGCAACCCAGCAGTCCGGCCCGCCCGACGGAAACGCCCCGCCGAAGGTCGTCGACGGGCGGGTCCAACTCGACGCGACCCTCGCCGACCCACCGGACAGTGACGGCGCGGAGCGGACCATCCGGGAGCTGCGGGTGGCCGTACACCAGGTGCCCGGCGCGGACGCGGTGGTCGGCGGCTTCACCGCGATCAACGTGGACACCTCGGACGCCGCCCGCCGCGACCAGAACGTCATCATCCCGGTGGTGCTCGTCGTCATAGCGGTCATCCTGGCCCTGCTGCTGCGCGCACTCCTCGCACCGGTGCTGCTGATCGCCACCGTGCTGCTGAGCTTCGCGGCCACGCTCGGCCTCTGCGCGCTGCTGTTCCGCCACGCCTTCGACTTCCCCGGGGTGGACGCGTCGTTCCCGCTGTTCGCGTTCGTCTTCCTGGTCGCACTCGGCATCGACTACAACATCTTCCTGATGAGCCGGGTCCGGGAGGAGTCGGTCAAGCGGGGCACCCGCGCCGGGGTGCTCGCCGGTCTCGCCGTCACCGGCGGAGTGATCACCTCCGCCGGCATCGTGCTCGCCGCGACCTTCTCCGCGCTGGCCGTCCTGCCGCTGGTGGTGCTGGTCGAACTGGGCACCGCGGTCGCGGTGGGAGTGCTCATCGACACCATCATCGTCCGGTCGTTGCTGGTGCCCGCGCTCGCGTACGACATCGGGCCGAGAATCTGGTGGCCGGGCCGGTTGTCCCGGGCGAACGGTGAGCGGGAGGCACGCCATGCTCGCTGA
- a CDS encoding FAD-dependent oxidoreductase codes for MLAETDVVIVGGGLAGLAAARRLHRAGVPWRLLEASSRIGGRIATDVVDGYLIDRGFQVLNTAYPRLGTLLDTDRLDLGYFTSGVLVRKGDDLLRLVNPLREPTGGPRTALAGVGTLLDRLRFAALATGCATLPASRLLTAPETSAEVALRRAGLSDAIIEELLRPFLSGVLIDRELATSSHVLAMVLRSFARGRIGLPAEGMAALPRAIAAPLPADLITLDTPVAEVAPCRVRTQAGDIRCRAVVVAVDPPAAAALLPALATVRMHSYTTYYHSAPEPPLTEPILLVDGDRRETVANTVVVSNATPTYAPAGRHLVATSVVGPTAPPEPTVRAELTRLYGRSTADWTHLTTVAVPDALPAAPPPQERLRKPVALGEGLFVAGDHRDSPSIQGALTSGWRTAGAVLAELRAE; via the coding sequence ATGCTCGCTGAGACCGACGTCGTCATCGTCGGCGGCGGCCTGGCCGGCCTCGCCGCCGCCCGCCGGCTGCACCGCGCCGGCGTGCCCTGGCGGCTGCTGGAGGCCAGCAGCCGGATCGGTGGCCGGATCGCCACCGACGTCGTGGACGGCTACCTGATCGACCGCGGCTTCCAGGTGCTCAACACCGCCTACCCCCGGCTCGGCACACTGCTGGACACCGACCGGCTCGACCTCGGCTACTTCACCTCCGGGGTGCTGGTGCGCAAGGGCGACGACCTGCTGCGGCTGGTCAACCCGCTGCGCGAGCCGACCGGCGGCCCCCGCACCGCGCTGGCCGGGGTCGGCACCCTGCTCGACCGGCTGCGCTTCGCCGCGCTCGCCACCGGCTGCGCCACGCTGCCCGCGTCCCGGCTGCTGACAGCGCCGGAGACCAGCGCGGAGGTGGCGCTGCGCCGGGCGGGCCTGTCCGACGCGATCATCGAGGAGCTGCTGCGGCCGTTCCTGTCCGGCGTGCTCATCGACCGGGAGCTGGCGACCTCCAGCCACGTGCTGGCGATGGTGCTGCGCTCGTTCGCCCGCGGCCGGATCGGGCTGCCCGCCGAGGGAATGGCCGCGCTGCCCCGGGCGATCGCCGCCCCGCTGCCGGCCGACCTGATCACGCTGGACACCCCGGTCGCCGAGGTCGCGCCCTGCCGGGTCCGCACCCAGGCCGGCGACATCCGCTGCCGGGCCGTCGTGGTCGCCGTCGACCCGCCCGCCGCGGCCGCGCTGCTGCCGGCCCTGGCGACGGTACGGATGCACAGCTACACCACCTACTACCACAGTGCGCCCGAGCCGCCGCTGACCGAGCCGATCCTGCTCGTCGACGGTGACCGGCGGGAGACGGTCGCCAACACCGTGGTGGTCAGCAACGCCACCCCGACGTACGCGCCAGCCGGGCGGCACCTGGTGGCCACCTCGGTGGTCGGCCCGACGGCCCCGCCCGAGCCGACCGTACGGGCCGAGTTGACCCGGCTGTACGGCCGGTCCACCGCCGACTGGACCCACCTCACCACCGTCGCCGTCCCCGACGCGCTACCCGCCGCGCCGCCACCGCAGGAGCGACTGCGCAAGCCGGTCGCGCTGGGGGAGGGGCTTTTCGTGGCCGGCGACCACCGCGACAGCCCGTCCATCCAGGGCGCGCTGACCAGCGGCTGGCGTACCGCCGGAGCGGTGCTGGCGGAGTTGCGTGCCGAGTGA
- a CDS encoding tRNA-specific adenosine deaminase produces MFEDGVMYASSEPCPMCLMACYWARIPRLVFGATSHDVATYGFEDHQFYREVAQPAERRSLGEEVAEGALRDQAVDVLRKWADMLPSPVVPKL; encoded by the coding sequence GTGTTCGAAGACGGCGTCATGTACGCCAGCAGTGAGCCCTGCCCCATGTGCCTCATGGCCTGCTACTGGGCACGCATCCCCCGCCTGGTCTTCGGAGCCACTAGCCACGACGTAGCCACCTACGGCTTCGAGGACCACCAGTTCTACCGAGAGGTCGCCCAACCGGCCGAGCGGCGTTCACTCGGCGAAGAGGTTGCCGAAGGAGCACTCCGGGACCAGGCCGTCGACGTATTGCGCAAGTGGGCCGACATGCTGCCCTCACCGGTCGTACCCAAGCTCTGA
- a CDS encoding DUF402 domain-containing protein, with product MPTLLQPGFWQPYRTLMVMPPGAAHSIWWSWGANGAFAGWYINLEAPVDRWAGGVDVQDHALDVLVAPDRSWVWKDEDEFAAQTGDPLFWDLDDAAQIRAEGERLIACAERGEFPFDGTWCDFQPDPASLPYWWDTPSRGLIVANSTATSIAKK from the coding sequence ATGCCGACCCTGCTTCAGCCCGGCTTCTGGCAGCCATACCGAACACTGATGGTGATGCCGCCAGGCGCTGCTCACTCAATCTGGTGGTCATGGGGGGCCAACGGCGCTTTTGCCGGCTGGTACATCAACCTGGAAGCCCCCGTTGACCGCTGGGCCGGGGGCGTCGACGTGCAAGACCATGCCCTCGACGTACTCGTCGCCCCAGATCGCAGCTGGGTCTGGAAGGACGAGGACGAGTTCGCCGCACAGACCGGCGACCCGCTCTTCTGGGACCTCGACGACGCCGCGCAGATCCGCGCCGAGGGCGAACGACTCATCGCCTGCGCCGAGCGCGGCGAGTTCCCATTCGACGGCACTTGGTGCGACTTCCAGCCGGACCCGGCCTCCCTGCCCTACTGGTGGGACACGCCCAGCCGCGGTCTCATCGTCGCCAACTCCACTGCCACTTCGATCGCGAAGAAGTAA